One Phocaeicola dorei genomic region harbors:
- a CDS encoding HU family DNA-binding protein has protein sequence MNNKEFISELSRKLGYTNKDTSQLVSSVIGVMTQELQDGNNIVIQGFGTFEVKKKLERISINPATQQRMLIPPKLVLTYKPSVTLKEKFK, from the coding sequence TTGAATAACAAAGAATTTATATCTGAATTATCACGTAAACTAGGATATACAAATAAAGATACATCACAATTGGTATCCTCAGTCATTGGTGTTATGACCCAAGAATTGCAAGATGGCAACAACATTGTAATTCAGGGATTTGGTACGTTTGAGGTTAAGAAAAAATTGGAAAGAATTTCTATTAACCCGGCTACTCAACAACGTATGCTGATTCCCCCCAAGTTAGTGCTGACTTACAAACCCAGTGTAACCTTAAAAGAAAAGTTTAAATAA
- a CDS encoding HU family DNA-binding protein, producing the protein MSEKVTIQDIIELLAEKHSMTKKDAEIFVKGMFELIEEALATEKYVKVKGLGTFKLTEVESRESVNVNTGERIEIQGHTKISFTPDSSMKDLINKPFAHFETVILNENTKLEDTETEIEGEEEDTVDENAPKPKQTVAAKEVELIETENTEDSPNENPIASEDIVTEAEKDIVVETAVPQTVSPLAETIEGNKVTDKPQEEVMTIADAAILAAHKACEEKTSLEIIVPQEATPSEKTVTVTSNFEKEQKIEETTEAQEISGEKKNRVSRGIILVIILIVCITGGIYWYLQSDKTSDLQSPATIKNTQEQLEEDIPAIPVNDSLMQGKDTANIWTDVTRKETISQSQQAVSPSTKKSSGVAVTANVEKETLADTVEYDITGTKTNYTLREGESLVKLAVKFYGTKKLWPYIVKHNKNIIKDADRVPIGTTLRIPELTPKK; encoded by the coding sequence ATGAGCGAGAAAGTAACCATACAAGATATCATCGAACTTTTGGCTGAGAAACACAGCATGACTAAAAAAGATGCTGAAATCTTTGTCAAAGGAATGTTTGAACTGATAGAGGAAGCTCTAGCTACTGAAAAGTATGTAAAGGTTAAAGGACTAGGTACGTTTAAACTCACAGAGGTGGAGAGTCGTGAAAGTGTAAACGTAAATACGGGGGAAAGAATTGAAATACAGGGTCATACAAAAATATCTTTTACTCCGGATTCCAGCATGAAAGATTTAATAAATAAGCCATTTGCTCATTTTGAAACGGTTATATTAAATGAGAATACCAAATTGGAAGATACCGAAACAGAAATAGAAGGAGAGGAGGAAGATACCGTTGACGAAAACGCGCCTAAGCCTAAACAAACAGTTGCGGCTAAAGAGGTTGAACTCATAGAAACGGAAAATACAGAAGATTCTCCAAATGAGAATCCCATTGCCTCGGAAGATATTGTCACTGAAGCAGAAAAGGATATTGTTGTTGAAACGGCTGTTCCCCAAACGGTTTCTCCTTTAGCAGAAACAATAGAAGGAAACAAGGTAACAGACAAACCTCAAGAAGAAGTTATGACTATTGCCGATGCAGCCATACTGGCTGCTCATAAAGCTTGTGAAGAAAAAACATCTTTGGAAATAATAGTGCCACAAGAGGCAACCCCGTCAGAAAAAACGGTAACTGTTACTTCTAATTTTGAAAAAGAACAGAAGATAGAGGAAACAACAGAAGCACAAGAAATCTCAGGAGAGAAAAAGAACAGAGTTTCCCGGGGAATTATTCTTGTTATCATTTTGATTGTCTGCATCACAGGTGGCATATATTGGTATTTGCAATCAGATAAAACTTCGGATTTACAATCGCCGGCTACAATAAAAAACACCCAAGAACAATTGGAAGAGGATATTCCTGCAATTCCGGTTAATGACTCATTAATGCAAGGTAAAGATACCGCAAACATATGGACGGATGTTACTAGAAAAGAAACCATCAGTCAATCACAACAGGCTGTATCTCCTAGTACGAAAAAGAGTTCTGGCGTTGCTGTAACTGCAAATGTTGAAAAAGAAACTTTAGCCGACACTGTAGAATATGACATAACAGGGACTAAAACTAATTACACATTACGAGAAGGAGAGAGCCTGGTAAAATTAGCTGTGAAATTCTATGGTACAAAAAAGCTATGGCCCTATATCGTGAAACATAATAAAAACATCATTAAAGATGCCGACAGAGTACCCATAGGGACTACTCTGCGTATTCCTGAATTAACTCCTAAAAAATAA
- a CDS encoding BatD family protein yields MRKVILLFILITSVLGAWADGNVTFTASAPDVVVSGDQFRLTYTVNTQKVRDFRAPNIKGFDVLMGPSRSQQSSTQIINGNVTSTSSITFTYILMADKEGTYTIPGATIVADGQNKTSNSVQIKVLPPDQTNGVGGGNNSGGRTSSRSQVAGSKITNQDLFITATASKTTVYEQEAILLTYKVYTLVNLRQLRGDMPKLTNIYVQEVELPQQKTFSLEHYNGRNYNTTVWSQYVLFPQQSGKIEIPAITFEGVIAQQVASDDPFDAFFNGGSNYVEVKKNIVTPKLTINVKALPDGKPINFSGGVGEFTISSSISTKELKTNDAVTIKLVISGTGNLKLVNTPEVAFPKDFEVYDPKIDNKFTLTREGLSGNKVIEYLAIPRHAGNFTIPPVEFSYFDLKSNSYKTIKTEAYNLKVEKGAGNADQVIADFTNKEDLKVLGQDIRYIKMGETSLTRKGDFFFGSTTYYLWYIIPLVLFVVFVIVYRKKAIENANVAKVRTKKANKVAAKRMKNAGRLLAENKQEAFYDEVLKALWGYISDKLNIPVSQLSKDNIEDELTKYGVAPELIKDFIGTLNECEFARYAPGNQNEAMDKVYSSAVEVISKMENSIKH; encoded by the coding sequence ATGAGGAAAGTAATTCTCTTATTCATATTAATAACATCGGTGCTCGGAGCATGGGCAGACGGAAATGTGACGTTTACCGCTTCTGCGCCTGATGTAGTAGTAAGCGGGGATCAGTTCCGGCTGACTTATACGGTCAACACTCAGAAAGTCAGGGATTTTCGTGCACCTAATATCAAGGGGTTCGATGTCTTAATGGGACCAAGCCGTTCACAGCAGAGTAGTACACAGATTATAAATGGTAATGTTACTTCTACCAGCTCCATTACTTTTACTTATATTTTGATGGCTGATAAAGAAGGAACTTACACCATTCCTGGTGCTACTATTGTGGCAGACGGACAAAACAAAACTTCAAATTCCGTACAAATCAAAGTATTACCGCCTGATCAAACAAATGGTGTTGGAGGTGGAAACAATAGCGGTGGAAGAACTTCTTCACGCAGTCAGGTTGCCGGAAGCAAAATAACCAATCAAGATTTGTTTATTACCGCAACAGCAAGTAAGACTACTGTTTATGAACAGGAAGCCATCTTGTTGACATACAAGGTCTATACTTTGGTAAACTTGCGCCAACTGCGTGGTGACATGCCTAAACTAACCAACATTTATGTACAAGAAGTGGAACTTCCCCAACAAAAGACATTCTCTTTGGAACATTATAACGGAAGAAACTATAACACTACTGTGTGGAGTCAGTATGTACTTTTCCCCCAGCAATCGGGAAAAATAGAAATTCCGGCTATTACCTTTGAAGGGGTTATAGCTCAACAAGTTGCCTCAGACGATCCTTTTGATGCTTTCTTTAATGGTGGAAGTAACTATGTGGAAGTAAAGAAAAACATTGTTACTCCTAAGCTGACCATCAACGTAAAAGCATTGCCCGATGGCAAACCAATTAATTTCTCCGGAGGAGTAGGAGAGTTTACTATCAGTTCGTCTATAAGTACAAAAGAACTGAAAACAAATGATGCTGTAACCATTAAGTTAGTCATTTCTGGTACAGGTAATTTGAAATTGGTCAATACTCCGGAAGTAGCTTTCCCAAAGGATTTTGAAGTATACGACCCCAAGATTGACAATAAATTTACATTAACTCGCGAAGGTTTGTCAGGCAATAAGGTGATAGAATATCTAGCAATTCCAAGACATGCCGGCAATTTCACTATTCCGCCTGTCGAATTTTCCTATTTTGACTTAAAAAGCAATAGCTATAAAACAATAAAAACAGAAGCTTACAACCTAAAAGTGGAAAAAGGTGCAGGAAATGCAGATCAAGTTATTGCAGACTTTACCAACAAGGAAGATTTGAAAGTATTGGGACAAGACATCCGTTACATCAAAATGGGGGAAACTAGTTTAACTCGTAAGGGAGATTTCTTCTTTGGCTCAACAACATATTATCTATGGTATATCATTCCATTGGTTCTCTTCGTTGTTTTCGTAATTGTCTATCGTAAAAAAGCTATTGAAAATGCAAATGTAGCAAAAGTACGTACTAAAAAAGCGAATAAAGTGGCTGCCAAACGCATGAAAAATGCAGGCAGATTATTAGCTGAAAACAAACAAGAAGCATTCTATGATGAGGTGTTGAAAGCACTTTGGGGATACATCAGTGATAAGTTGAATATCCCGGTTTCTCAATTGTCTAAAGATAATATCGAGGACGAATTGACCAAATATGGTGTTGCCCCCGAACTGATTAAAGATTTCATCGGAACATTGAATGAATGCGAGTTCGCCCGCTATGCTCCGGGTAATCAGAATGAAGCTATGGATAAAGTATATTCTTCGGCTGTTGAGGTCATCAGCAAAATGGAGAATAGTATAAAACACTAA
- a CDS encoding VWA domain-containing protein, whose amino-acid sequence MFRFADPNFLYLLILLPFLVALYLYSNYHRRQNIRKYGDPALLKGLMPTISKYRPDIKFWLTFAALTLVILMLARPQFGSKMETVKRSGVEAVIALDISNSMLAEDVTPSRLDKSKKLISRLVDTFNNDKVGLIVFAGDAFTQLPITSDYVSAKMFLETINPSLITTQGTDIGTAIRLAMKSFTPQEGVGRAIIVITDGENHEGGAVEAAQEAAEKGMQVFVLGVGSPDGSPIPAENGSNNFRRDKDGNVIVTRLNEQMCQEIAKAGNGMYIRVDNTNSAEKVLNNEIAKLSKADVESQVYTEFDEQFQALAWLVLILLVVEMLILERKNPLFKNVRLFK is encoded by the coding sequence ATGTTTCGATTTGCAGACCCGAACTTTTTATATTTACTCATCCTATTGCCGTTTTTGGTGGCGCTGTATTTGTATTCCAATTATCACCGCCGCCAAAATATTCGCAAATATGGTGATCCGGCATTGCTGAAAGGGCTTATGCCGACTATTTCCAAGTATCGTCCTGACATCAAGTTTTGGCTGACTTTTGCTGCGTTGACATTGGTTATACTGATGTTGGCCCGTCCACAGTTCGGCTCAAAGATGGAAACGGTGAAACGAAGTGGAGTGGAAGCTGTTATTGCATTAGACATTTCAAACTCTATGCTGGCAGAAGATGTGACTCCCAGTCGTTTGGACAAATCAAAGAAATTGATATCCAGACTGGTAGATACGTTCAATAATGATAAAGTAGGATTGATTGTTTTTGCAGGTGATGCTTTCACGCAATTGCCTATTACAAGCGATTATGTTTCTGCCAAGATGTTTTTGGAAACCATTAACCCGTCATTAATAACCACACAAGGTACGGATATCGGTACGGCCATCCGCCTGGCAATGAAGAGTTTTACTCCACAAGAAGGAGTGGGACGTGCGATTATTGTCATTACCGATGGTGAGAATCATGAAGGTGGGGCAGTAGAAGCAGCCCAGGAAGCAGCCGAAAAAGGTATGCAGGTATTTGTACTAGGGGTAGGTTCACCGGATGGTTCTCCAATTCCAGCTGAGAATGGTAGCAACAATTTTCGTCGCGATAAAGATGGAAATGTCATCGTCACCCGCTTGAATGAGCAAATGTGCCAGGAAATAGCCAAGGCAGGCAATGGAATGTATATCCGCGTAGATAATACCAACTCTGCCGAAAAGGTGTTGAACAATGAAATTGCTAAATTGTCAAAAGCTGATGTAGAAAGTCAGGTTTATACTGAATTCGATGAACAGTTCCAGGCTTTGGCATGGCTGGTGCTTATCCTGCTGGTGGTAGAAATGCTTATTTTGGAACGGAAGAATCCGCTTTTCAAAAATGTCAGACTATTTAAATAA
- the rimO gene encoding 30S ribosomal protein S12 methylthiotransferase RimO, whose protein sequence is MKRNTIDIITLGCSKNLVDSEKLMRQLEANGYKVTHDSDKPQGEIAVINTCGFIGDAKEESINMILEFCQAKEEGKLKKLYVMGCLSERYLKELALEIPQVDKFYGKFNWNELLADLGKAYKAEFAIERTLTTPHHYAYLKISEGCDRKCSYCAIPIITGRHISRPMEEIIDEVKLLVSEGVKEFQIIAQELTYYGVDLYKSQKLPELIERIANVPGVEWIRLHYAYPAHFPEELFRVMREHDNVCKYMDIALQHISDNMLNKMRRHVSKAETYELIEKFRREVPGIHLRTTLMVGHPGEAEEDFEELKEFVKKVRFDRMGAFAYSEEEGTFAAKEYEDSISHEVKQQRLDELMALQQEIAGELSQTKIGKEFKVIIDRKEGDYYIGRTQFDSPEVDPEVLIKADDEYLKIGEFYKVKITAADDFDLYASIL, encoded by the coding sequence ATGAAACGTAACACAATAGATATCATCACCTTAGGGTGTTCCAAAAACTTAGTAGACTCAGAAAAGCTGATGCGTCAGCTGGAAGCAAACGGTTATAAAGTAACTCATGATTCCGATAAACCGCAAGGAGAAATCGCAGTTATTAATACATGTGGTTTTATCGGCGATGCCAAAGAGGAATCGATCAATATGATATTGGAATTTTGTCAGGCCAAAGAAGAAGGGAAACTCAAAAAACTATATGTAATGGGTTGCCTTTCAGAAAGATATCTAAAAGAATTGGCATTGGAAATTCCTCAAGTAGACAAATTCTATGGTAAGTTTAATTGGAATGAGTTACTGGCAGATTTAGGCAAAGCATACAAGGCGGAATTTGCCATTGAACGGACATTAACCACTCCTCATCACTATGCTTATCTGAAAATATCAGAAGGCTGTGACCGTAAATGTTCTTATTGTGCCATTCCTATTATTACAGGACGCCACATTTCACGTCCGATGGAGGAGATTATTGATGAAGTGAAACTACTTGTATCCGAAGGAGTAAAGGAGTTCCAAATTATAGCCCAAGAATTGACTTACTACGGCGTAGATCTATATAAAAGTCAGAAATTGCCCGAACTCATCGAAAGAATTGCTAATGTTCCCGGTGTAGAATGGATACGTTTACACTATGCATATCCGGCGCATTTCCCGGAAGAATTATTCCGTGTTATGCGCGAACACGATAATGTATGCAAATATATGGATATCGCCCTGCAACACATTAGTGACAATATGCTGAATAAAATGCGCCGACACGTAAGTAAAGCGGAAACCTACGAATTAATCGAAAAATTTCGTCGGGAAGTACCCGGTATTCACTTACGTACAACATTAATGGTAGGACATCCCGGCGAGGCTGAAGAAGATTTTGAAGAATTAAAAGAATTCGTCAAAAAAGTACGATTTGACCGGATGGGGGCCTTTGCATACTCAGAAGAAGAAGGAACATTCGCCGCTAAAGAATACGAAGATTCCATTTCTCATGAAGTGAAACAACAGCGCTTGGATGAATTAATGGCACTTCAGCAGGAAATAGCCGGCGAACTGAGCCAAACGAAAATAGGTAAAGAATTCAAAGTCATTATAGACCGGAAGGAAGGAGATTACTACATAGGCAGAACCCAGTTTGACTCTCCTGAGGTAGATCCTGAGGTCTTGATAAAAGCTGATGACGAGTACTTAAAAATAGGTGAATTCTATAAAGTGAAAATTACAGCCGCCGATGATTTTGACCTATACGCCAGCATTTTATAG
- a CDS encoding tetratricopeptide repeat protein, translating to MLQKTYITLLFLLVASCAFAQKTERDYLRSGNKLYNDSLFIKAEVDYRKALEINPKSTDAMFNLGNSLLMQQKAKEAMEQFESASKVEKDRDKLAQIYHNMGVILQSSKQYPQCIEAYKESLRNNPKDDETRYNLALAQKLLKDQQQNQDQNQDKNQDQKQNQKDDKKDQNKDQQEQDKKDQQNQNQQQQQQNKDEMSKENAQQLLNAVMQDEKNVQDKVKKQLQIQGKKLDKDW from the coding sequence ATGTTACAAAAAACCTATATCACTCTGTTATTCTTACTTGTGGCAAGCTGTGCCTTCGCCCAAAAAACAGAAAGAGATTATCTGCGCAGTGGAAACAAGCTGTATAACGACAGTTTGTTTATCAAAGCGGAGGTAGATTATCGTAAGGCATTGGAAATTAACCCGAAATCAACAGATGCTATGTTCAATTTGGGAAACTCGCTCTTGATGCAGCAAAAAGCAAAGGAAGCGATGGAACAGTTTGAATCTGCTTCAAAAGTAGAAAAGGATAGAGATAAACTAGCACAGATTTATCATAACATGGGAGTTATCCTTCAGTCGTCCAAGCAGTATCCACAGTGTATAGAGGCTTATAAGGAATCTTTACGGAATAACCCGAAAGATGATGAAACTCGTTACAACTTGGCTTTGGCACAAAAGCTGTTGAAAGACCAACAGCAAAATCAAGACCAGAATCAGGATAAGAATCAAGATCAAAAACAAAATCAGAAAGACGACAAAAAGGATCAGAACAAAGACCAGCAAGAACAGGATAAGAAAGACCAACAAAATCAAAATCAGCAACAACAGCAGCAAAATAAGGATGAAATGTCCAAAGAAAATGCCCAACAATTATTGAATGCTGTGATGCAAGATGAAAAGAATGTGCAAGATAAAGTTAAAAAACAACTGCAAATTCAAGGAAAGAAGTTGGATAAAGACTGGTAA
- a CDS encoding AAA family ATPase — protein MAEAIDIRELNERIERQSAFVTNLMTGMDQVIVGQKHLVESLLIGLLSDGHILLEGVPGLAKTLAIKTLASLIDAKYSRIQFTPDLLPADVIGTMIYSQKDEQFIAKKGPIFANFVLADEINRAPAKVQSALLEAMQERQVTLSKETFMLPEPFLVMATQNPIEQEGTYPLPEAQVDRFMLKVIIDYPKLEEEKKIIRQNITGEKIEVRPILKATDIMEARKVVRQVYLDEKIEQYIADIVFATRFPEKYDLKELKDMIGFGGSPRASINLALAARSYAFIKRRGYVIPEDVRAVAHDVLRHRIGLTYEAEAMNMSSDEIVSKILNKVEVP, from the coding sequence ATGGCTGAAGCAATTGACATTCGCGAACTAAACGAACGAATTGAAAGACAAAGTGCGTTCGTAACCAACTTAATGACTGGTATGGACCAGGTTATTGTAGGTCAGAAACATTTGGTAGAATCATTACTTATCGGTTTACTGTCCGATGGTCATATCCTGTTGGAAGGTGTTCCGGGTCTGGCAAAGACTCTGGCGATCAAAACGCTTGCATCTTTGATTGATGCCAAGTACAGCCGAATCCAGTTTACTCCAGACTTGCTGCCCGCCGACGTTATCGGTACCATGATTTATAGTCAGAAAGACGAACAATTCATAGCAAAGAAAGGTCCGATTTTTGCAAATTTCGTATTAGCCGATGAAATTAACCGTGCCCCGGCTAAAGTACAGAGTGCTTTGCTGGAAGCCATGCAGGAACGTCAAGTCACACTGAGCAAGGAAACCTTTATGCTACCCGAACCTTTCCTTGTAATGGCTACTCAGAACCCGATTGAACAGGAAGGTACCTATCCGCTTCCCGAAGCCCAGGTAGACCGTTTTATGCTGAAAGTTATTATCGACTATCCGAAACTGGAAGAAGAAAAGAAAATCATCCGCCAAAATATTACTGGAGAGAAAATCGAAGTTCGTCCCATTCTGAAAGCAACAGATATTATGGAAGCCCGCAAAGTGGTGCGCCAAGTCTATCTGGACGAAAAGATAGAGCAATACATCGCTGATATCGTATTCGCAACCCGTTTCCCTGAAAAATATGACTTGAAAGAACTGAAAGACATGATTGGTTTCGGTGGTTCACCGCGTGCATCTATCAATTTGGCATTGGCAGCACGCAGTTATGCGTTCATCAAACGTCGTGGTTACGTAATTCCCGAAGATGTTCGTGCAGTTGCTCACGATGTGCTTCGCCACCGTATCGGCTTGACTTACGAAGCAGAGGCTATGAATATGTCTTCTGATGAAATTGTAAGCAAAATCCTGAATAAAGTGGAAGTACCCTAA
- a CDS encoding DUF58 domain-containing protein encodes METSDLLKRVRQIEIKTRGLSNNIFAGQYHSAFKGKGMSFSEVREYQYGDDVRDIDWNVTARYNKPFVKVFEEERELTVMLLIDVSNSLDFGTVKQLKKDMVTEIAATLAFSAIQNNDKIGVIFFSDRIEKFIPPKKGRKHILYIIRELLDFKPESKRTDIKTAVEYLTNVIKKRCTTFMISDFIDENDFRNALTIANRKHDIVAIQVYDRRMAELPDVGLMKVRDAETGHEQWIDTSSRALRRAHNDWWIQRQGVLNETFTKSNVDSVSIRTDQDYVKSLLNLFAKRN; translated from the coding sequence ATGGAAACAAGTGATTTATTAAAACGGGTTCGCCAGATTGAAATCAAGACACGCGGACTTTCGAACAATATCTTTGCCGGACAGTATCACTCTGCATTCAAGGGCAAAGGTATGTCATTCTCGGAAGTACGTGAATATCAGTATGGTGACGACGTACGTGACATTGATTGGAACGTAACCGCCCGCTACAACAAACCTTTTGTCAAGGTGTTTGAAGAAGAGCGCGAATTGACGGTTATGCTCTTGATTGATGTTTCGAACAGCTTGGATTTCGGTACGGTGAAGCAGTTGAAGAAGGATATGGTGACCGAGATTGCCGCTACATTGGCATTCTCGGCCATTCAAAATAACGATAAAATCGGAGTTATTTTCTTTTCAGACCGGATTGAGAAATTCATTCCGCCTAAAAAAGGCCGTAAACATATTCTTTATATCATCCGTGAACTGCTTGATTTCAAGCCCGAGAGCAAGCGTACAGATATAAAAACGGCTGTGGAATATCTGACCAACGTAATCAAAAAACGTTGCACCACCTTTATGATAAGCGACTTTATAGATGAAAACGACTTCCGCAATGCTTTGACCATTGCCAACCGGAAACATGATATCGTAGCTATTCAGGTATACGACCGCCGCATGGCAGAGTTACCTGATGTGGGACTGATGAAAGTACGCGATGCCGAAACCGGCCACGAGCAATGGATTGACACCTCGTCACGAGCTTTGCGTCGCGCACATAATGACTGGTGGATACAGCGTCAGGGAGTATTGAATGAAACATTTACTAAAAGTAATGTGGACTCTGTATCTATCCGCACGGATCAGGATTATGTGAAATCGTTGCTTAACTTATTTGCTAAACGAAATTAA
- a CDS encoding vWA domain-containing protein has product MIFANIEYLFLLILLIPYIIWYVMKRKKTEPTLQVSTTRMYMKAPKSWKIYLLHAPFVLRTVAIIMVILILARPQTTDNWQNTEIEGIDIMLAVDVSTSMLAEDLKPNRLEAAKQVASEFINGRPNDNIGLTIFAGESFTQCPLTVDHGVLLNLFNSIKGDIAQRGLIEDGTAIGMGIANAVTRLKDSKAKSKVIILLTDGSNNRGDISPLTAAEIAKQFGIRIYTIGVGTNGTAPYPMQTYAGTQYVNVPVEIDEKTLTEIAGTTNGNYFRATSNSKLKEVYQEIDKLEKTKLNVKEFSKREEEYQVFAWIAFFCILLELLLRNSVLKKIP; this is encoded by the coding sequence ATGATTTTTGCAAATATTGAATATCTATTTCTGCTGATTCTGCTCATACCTTATATAATATGGTACGTCATGAAGCGGAAGAAAACCGAGCCTACGCTTCAGGTTTCTACCACACGCATGTACATGAAGGCACCCAAAAGCTGGAAGATTTACTTGCTGCATGCTCCGTTCGTACTCCGTACGGTGGCTATCATCATGGTAATCCTGATCTTGGCACGCCCTCAGACCACAGACAATTGGCAGAATACCGAAATAGAAGGAATCGACATCATGCTAGCAGTAGACGTTTCTACCAGTATGTTGGCCGAAGACTTGAAACCCAACCGCTTGGAAGCCGCCAAACAAGTAGCTTCCGAGTTTATCAACGGCCGCCCCAATGATAATATCGGTCTGACCATCTTTGCCGGTGAGAGTTTTACCCAATGTCCGCTAACGGTAGACCATGGGGTACTGCTGAATCTGTTCAACAGCATTAAAGGCGATATCGCCCAGCGCGGACTGATTGAAGATGGTACTGCCATCGGTATGGGCATTGCCAATGCGGTGACCCGTCTGAAGGACAGCAAGGCTAAATCGAAAGTGATTATTCTGCTGACGGATGGTAGTAATAACCGTGGAGATATTTCTCCACTGACGGCAGCCGAGATAGCTAAACAGTTCGGAATCAGGATCTACACTATTGGTGTCGGTACAAACGGAACTGCTCCTTATCCGATGCAGACCTACGCAGGGACGCAATATGTGAATGTCCCCGTCGAGATAGACGAAAAGACTTTGACCGAGATTGCAGGTACAACGAACGGAAATTATTTCCGTGCCACCAGCAATTCCAAGCTGAAGGAAGTCTATCAGGAGATTGACAAACTGGAGAAAACGAAGTTGAACGTGAAAGAATTCAGCAAACGCGAAGAAGAATATCAGGTATTCGCCTGGATTGCTTTCTTCTGCATTTTGCTTGAACTTTTGTTGCGTAACTCAGTATTAAAGAAAATACCTTAA
- a CDS encoding BatD family protein has translation MNILNTSKKFLKAGVCAIMLITAGQAQAQQVTVDASIDSLQLLIGEQAKVKLEISMDAKQKLQLPFLRDTLVKGVEILDIAKPDTQMLNDGKRMLIKQEYTITSFDSALYYLPPFEVMVNGESYRSKALAVKVYSIPVDTLHPEQFFGPKTVREVPITWDDVSAIVWLTLLMLALGGLAYYLFVRYKDNKPIIKKIKIEPKLPPHQQALKEIERIKGDKTLRTADPKTYYTELTDVLRTYMEERFGFNAMEMTSSEIIDKLQEINDKESIKDLMYLFQTADLVKFAKHSPLMNENDMNLVNAVDFINNTKVEPDPNAKPEPTEITVEEKRSKQGRMILLGSISIIVIAIVVILYKVLSGVYNLWF, from the coding sequence ATGAATATACTGAATACTAGCAAAAAGTTCTTGAAAGCTGGAGTTTGTGCAATTATGCTGATAACAGCCGGACAGGCACAGGCACAGCAGGTTACGGTAGACGCCAGCATTGACTCGCTGCAACTTCTCATTGGCGAACAGGCTAAAGTGAAGCTGGAAATCAGCATGGATGCCAAGCAAAAACTGCAACTTCCGTTCCTACGCGATACATTGGTAAAAGGAGTGGAGATATTGGATATAGCCAAGCCTGATACCCAGATGCTGAACGATGGAAAGCGTATGCTGATAAAACAGGAATATACAATAACTTCTTTTGACTCGGCACTTTACTATCTTCCCCCATTCGAGGTGATGGTAAACGGAGAGTCTTACCGGTCCAAAGCATTGGCCGTAAAAGTATATTCCATTCCGGTAGATACGCTGCATCCCGAACAATTCTTCGGACCGAAGACCGTTCGCGAAGTACCTATCACCTGGGATGACGTATCGGCCATCGTATGGCTTACCTTGCTGATGCTTGCTTTGGGCGGACTAGCTTACTACCTGTTTGTACGCTACAAAGATAACAAGCCTATCATCAAGAAGATCAAGATTGAACCGAAGTTGCCGCCACACCAGCAGGCGTTGAAGGAAATAGAGCGTATCAAGGGAGACAAAACCTTGCGTACAGCCGATCCGAAGACCTATTATACCGAGCTGACGGATGTACTCCGTACTTATATGGAAGAACGATTCGGCTTTAACGCTATGGAGATGACTTCATCCGAAATTATTGATAAGCTACAGGAAATCAACGACAAAGAGTCTATCAAGGATTTGATGTATTTGTTCCAGACTGCCGACTTGGTGAAATTCGCCAAACATTCTCCGTTGATGAATGAAAACGATATGAATCTGGTAAACGCAGTAGACTTTATCAATAATACAAAAGTGGAACCAGACCCGAATGCAAAGCCCGAACCTACGGAAATCACCGTGGAGGAAAAGCGAAGCAAACAGGGCAGAATGATTCTGCTGGGCAGCATCAGCATCATTGTTATTGCGATTGTGGTAATTCTATATAAGGTGCTGAGTGGTGTATATAACCTCTGGTTTTAA